One segment of Campylobacter hominis ATCC BAA-381 DNA contains the following:
- the fabG gene encoding 3-oxoacyl-ACP reductase FabG, which produces MKFSGNNVLVTGGSRGIGAEICKTLANFGLKVWINYRSKPEVADALKDEIEKNGGNAAVIKFDATNETEFIEAINLIVQTDGELSYLVNNAGITNDKLALRMKTEDFTSVINANLTSAFIGCREALKAMSKKRFGAVVNIASIVGETGNAGQVNYAASKGGMIAMSKSFAKEAASRNVRFNCVTPGFIETKMTEILNDEIKKTYEANIPLKKFGTPNDVANGVAFLLSDYASYITGEVLKINGGLYM; this is translated from the coding sequence ATGAAATTTAGCGGAAATAATGTTTTGGTTACAGGCGGAAGTCGCGGAATCGGAGCTGAAATTTGTAAAACACTTGCAAATTTCGGATTGAAAGTATGGATAAATTATCGCTCAAAACCTGAAGTTGCGGACGCTCTAAAGGATGAAATAGAAAAAAACGGTGGAAATGCCGCTGTAATAAAATTTGACGCTACAAATGAAACGGAATTTATTGAAGCGATAAATCTCATCGTGCAAACCGACGGAGAACTTAGCTATTTGGTAAATAATGCAGGAATAACAAATGATAAATTGGCTCTTCGCATGAAAACCGAGGACTTCACATCCGTAATAAATGCAAATCTTACATCGGCTTTTATAGGTTGCAGAGAAGCTTTAAAAGCAATGAGTAAAAAAAGATTCGGTGCAGTTGTGAATATAGCTTCAATTGTCGGCGAAACCGGAAATGCCGGTCAAGTAAATTATGCGGCAAGTAAAGGCGGAATGATAGCTATGAGTAAAAGCTTTGCAAAAGAAGCGGCTAGCAGAAATGTAAGATTTAACTGCGTTACACCCGGTTTCATAGAAACAAAAATGACTGAAATTTTAAACGATGAAATTAAAAAAACTTATGAAGCCAATATCCCGCTTAAAAAATTCGGTACTCCAAATGATGTCGCAAACGGCGTAGCATTTTTGTTAAGCGATTACGCAAGTTATATTACAGGCGAGGTTTTAAAGATTAACGGCGGACTTTATATGTAA
- a CDS encoding FprA family A-type flavoprotein, whose amino-acid sequence MEFSTIEIQKNLFYVGVNDRHTGLFENMWPLENGISYNSYLLKGEKNILIDPVHASCFELYLSKIRSVIGQDGTIDYLIINHMEPDHSSSISLLLNVFPKMKLVGNSKTAEFIKGFYKLDISENFIEVGEGETHKFGNFALTFYKTPMAHWPESMVTYYKESKTLFSQDLYGGFGTIDGGIFDDEIDYTAREFERARYFTNVVGKFASQILRATKKLENLEIKTICPVHGIVWRSNPEKIVKFYDDLANCRTKNGVVIAYGTMYGNTEKMADYLANTLSKNGVRDVRLFDVSKTHVSYIFTHIWLNKGLFLGSASYNNALFPVMQELISLISTHKMKNHILGIFGTYAWSGGGVKNLLEFAKNNTEFDFIDMPVEAHCSPSYDDLQHCKTLAEEMAKRVLA is encoded by the coding sequence ATGGAATTTTCTACAATAGAAATTCAAAAAAATTTATTTTATGTCGGTGTAAATGATCGCCATACCGGTCTTTTTGAAAATATGTGGCCGCTTGAAAACGGAATCAGTTATAACTCTTATTTATTAAAAGGCGAAAAAAATATTTTAATAGATCCTGTTCATGCGAGCTGTTTTGAACTGTATCTTAGTAAAATTCGCTCAGTCATCGGACAGGATGGAACGATTGATTATCTTATTATAAATCATATGGAACCTGATCATTCAAGTTCAATCAGTCTTCTTTTAAATGTATTTCCAAAAATGAAACTTGTAGGAAATTCCAAAACCGCCGAGTTTATAAAAGGGTTTTATAAACTTGATATAAGCGAGAATTTTATAGAAGTAGGCGAAGGCGAAACACACAAATTCGGAAATTTTGCATTAACTTTTTATAAAACGCCGATGGCTCATTGGCCTGAATCCATGGTAACTTATTATAAAGAGAGCAAAACACTTTTTTCGCAAGATCTTTACGGCGGATTCGGCACGATCGACGGTGGAATTTTTGATGACGAGATTGATTATACGGCGCGAGAATTTGAAAGGGCAAGATATTTTACAAATGTAGTCGGAAAATTTGCCTCTCAAATTTTACGTGCAACTAAAAAACTTGAAAATCTTGAAATTAAAACAATTTGCCCTGTGCATGGTATTGTTTGGCGAAGTAATCCGGAAAAAATAGTAAAATTTTATGATGATTTGGCAAATTGTCGCACGAAAAACGGCGTTGTAATCGCCTACGGCACAATGTATGGAAATACTGAAAAAATGGCCGATTATTTAGCAAATACACTTTCAAAAAATGGCGTAAGAGATGTTCGTCTTTTTGACGTTTCAAAAACTCATGTTTCATATATTTTTACTCATATTTGGCTGAATAAAGGTCTGTTTTTAGGAAGCGCATCTTATAATAATGCTCTGTTTCCTGTAATGCAGGAGTTAATTTCACTAATTTCCACACACAAAATGAAAAATCATATTTTGGGAATTTTTGGAACTTACGCATGGAGCGGCGGTGGAGTTAAAAATCTATTGGAATTTGCGAAAAACAACACCGAGTTCGATTTTATAGATATGCCTGTTGAAGCGCACTGTTCACCAAGTTATGATGATTTGCAACATTGCAAAACATTAGCCGAAGAGATGGCGAAACGCGTTTTGGCATAA
- a CDS encoding RDD family protein has protein sequence MLKEQNFTIASNAKRIISFGIDELLMSFLFFAIYSKELFGAPSKEAMIATISALSFQYYLIKTIYHTFFIYKFGATLGKYLCKIRCVCVDGNMNFSAALLRATVRILSEFLFYIGFVWALFDPYKQTWQDKVAKTLVVNVE, from the coding sequence ATGCTTAAAGAGCAGAATTTTACTATTGCAAGCAATGCGAAACGCATAATTTCATTCGGTATTGACGAATTATTGATGAGCTTTTTATTTTTTGCAATTTACAGCAAAGAGTTATTCGGCGCTCCAAGCAAAGAAGCAATGATTGCTACGATTTCAGCGCTTAGTTTTCAATATTATTTAATAAAAACGATTTATCACACATTTTTTATATACAAATTCGGAGCGACTTTAGGCAAATATTTGTGCAAAATTCGTTGTGTATGCGTGGATGGAAATATGAATTTTTCAGCTGCCTTACTTCGTGCTACGGTTAGAATTTTAAGCGAATTTTTATTTTATATAGGTTTTGTTTGGGCGCTTTTTGATCCATATAAACAAACCTGGCAAGATAAAGTTGCAAAAACGCTGGTAGTAAATGTTGAGTAA
- a CDS encoding beta-ketoacyl-ACP synthase II, translated as MKRIVITGMGMITSLGLDKESSFENICAGKTGIKKISYFDTTDFSVKIAGEIEGFNPADVVDDGKEIKKMDRFIQLGLKATIDAMRDANFSEFNEDEFGVVSAAGIGGLPNIETNSLACKEKGPRRVSPFFIPSALVNMLGGVISIKFGLKGPNLASVTACAASTHAICEAAKCIMVGESSKMLVVGAESTICPIGISGFASMRALSTRNDDPLHASRPFDGERDGFVMGEGSAALVLETYEDAVARGAKIYGEIAGFGESGDAYHITSPSMDGPYRAMKKAYEMAGKPKIDYINAHGTSTPANDKNETGALKMLFADNVPPVSSTKGQTGHCLGAAGAIEAVICLMSMQKGILPPTINQFVKDEECDLDYIPNVARKSEINYVMSNSFGFGGTNGSIIFKKVK; from the coding sequence TTGAAACGCATCGTAATTACCGGTATGGGAATGATTACTTCTTTGGGGCTTGACAAAGAGTCTAGTTTTGAGAATATTTGTGCCGGAAAAACCGGTATAAAAAAGATTTCTTATTTTGATACGACCGATTTTTCCGTAAAAATTGCAGGCGAAATTGAAGGATTTAATCCCGCTGATGTCGTTGATGACGGAAAAGAAATTAAAAAAATGGATAGATTTATCCAACTCGGCCTGAAAGCTACAATAGATGCGATGCGAGATGCAAATTTCAGTGAATTTAATGAAGATGAATTTGGTGTGGTTTCTGCTGCCGGCATTGGCGGGTTGCCGAATATCGAAACAAATTCTCTTGCTTGCAAAGAAAAAGGTCCAAGAAGAGTTTCGCCTTTTTTTATTCCTTCAGCTCTTGTAAATATGCTTGGCGGAGTAATTTCTATAAAATTTGGTCTTAAAGGTCCGAATTTAGCCAGTGTAACAGCCTGTGCGGCTTCTACTCATGCAATTTGCGAAGCTGCAAAATGCATAATGGTGGGCGAAAGTTCTAAAATGCTTGTAGTAGGTGCGGAATCAACTATCTGTCCTATTGGCATTTCAGGATTTGCTTCTATGAGAGCGCTTTCTACAAGAAATGATGATCCGCTTCATGCTTCAAGACCGTTTGACGGCGAAAGAGATGGTTTTGTAATGGGTGAAGGCAGCGCGGCTTTGGTTTTGGAAACTTACGAAGACGCAGTTGCAAGAGGAGCTAAAATTTATGGCGAAATAGCCGGTTTCGGAGAAAGTGGAGACGCTTATCATATTACATCACCGTCTATGGATGGACCATATAGAGCGATGAAAAAAGCTTATGAAATGGCAGGAAAACCAAAAATAGACTATATAAATGCGCATGGAACTTCTACACCGGCAAACGATAAAAATGAAACCGGTGCATTAAAAATGCTTTTTGCGGACAATGTTCCACCTGTCAGCTCAACAAAAGGACAAACCGGACATTGCCTTGGTGCAGCCGGTGCAATAGAAGCTGTTATTTGTCTTATGTCTATGCAAAAAGGAATTTTGCCTCCAACTATAAATCAATTTGTAAAAGATGAAGAGTGTGATTTGGATTATATTCCAAATGTTGCAAGAAAAAGCGAAATAAATTATGTTATGAGTAATTCTTTCGGTTTTGGCGGAACAAACGGCTCTATTATTTTCAAAAAAGTGAAATAA
- a CDS encoding LPS-assembly protein LptD: protein MLSKIFIFLAVFATLLLAKVQNVELMADDVTKNGDIIEASGNVILYSQDYFITADKAIYDEKKQIAEFFGNVNSMRNLNETSRANYVKIDLKNNTQEANANFMMDKDAELWMQNDKSCADKDYYRTKGSIVSSCNVVDPDWHINFTSGKLNKESKFLHLFNPVFYVGDVPILYLPYFGFPTDTTRRTGLLIPEMGYMSDEGFYYKQPVYFAPYDSWDFELDPQIRSRRGVGIYGIFRFADSPYSNGEIRSGIFENKERHQKRLELKDKKHYGFEVEYDRSKLIGYLKQGDFKENLWINFTQLNDLEYFDLSQKNGYDDSENSLVTSRLNYYLTNDDHYFGTYARYYIDTSKLNRGNVFQNDDTVQEIPTFQYHKFADNIILPNLIYSVDTKFHNYIRKEGVNANQYELNVPISFSKQLLGDYLNFSFTEDLYATHIDWSDNYRYFGGEFFEDKSSDYVNNYHLFSLSTDLAKAYGSLYHTMNFGTDLLIAGYKSSDLNDRILKDYRYKYDKKNGNLNIARLENLQDNLYYEDNFINELSDEYTNSNLAGKFTQYFYDGNGKKFLRHAVKQRYNLEDDEFGPLDHRVDLYLGNFNIGNRFTYSQKFHSFDKVQTYANYNNSAFSAYMSHTYEYEKLNDDASRYNKDNYLIFNAALKLPKYYEIFGVYEYDLLRDYSKMWRLGLTHNRKCWNYSIVYQEDIEPKTSSLRNYEKASKERAVYFFVNFYPFGGVGYDYSKDTDYTEGK from the coding sequence ATGTTGAGTAAAATTTTTATATTTTTGGCTGTTTTTGCTACTTTATTGTTAGCAAAAGTCCAAAATGTAGAGCTTATGGCGGATGATGTCACAAAAAACGGCGACATTATAGAAGCTAGTGGAAATGTTATTCTTTATTCACAAGATTATTTTATTACGGCCGATAAAGCGATTTATGATGAAAAAAAACAAATCGCAGAATTTTTTGGAAATGTAAATTCTATGCGAAATTTAAATGAAACAAGCAGAGCAAATTACGTAAAAATAGATCTTAAAAACAACACTCAAGAGGCAAATGCAAATTTTATGATGGATAAGGATGCCGAACTTTGGATGCAAAATGATAAAAGTTGCGCCGATAAGGATTATTACCGCACGAAAGGTTCTATCGTATCAAGTTGCAATGTAGTCGATCCTGATTGGCATATAAACTTCACAAGCGGAAAACTTAATAAAGAAAGTAAATTTTTACATCTTTTTAATCCTGTATTTTATGTAGGAGACGTGCCGATTTTATATTTGCCGTATTTTGGATTTCCTACTGATACTACCCGTAGAACCGGACTTTTGATACCTGAAATGGGATATATGAGTGACGAAGGATTTTATTATAAACAGCCGGTTTATTTTGCACCTTATGATAGCTGGGATTTTGAGCTTGATCCGCAAATTCGCTCACGCAGAGGAGTTGGAATTTACGGAATTTTTCGTTTTGCAGATTCGCCGTATTCAAACGGGGAAATCAGAAGCGGTATTTTTGAAAATAAAGAAAGACATCAAAAAAGGCTTGAATTAAAAGACAAAAAACATTACGGTTTTGAAGTTGAATATGATAGAAGCAAACTCATCGGATATTTAAAACAAGGTGATTTTAAAGAAAATTTATGGATTAATTTTACTCAATTGAATGATTTGGAATATTTTGATCTATCACAAAAAAACGGTTATGATGATAGCGAAAATTCTCTTGTAACTTCGCGTTTAAATTATTATTTGACTAACGATGATCATTATTTCGGTACGTATGCCAGATATTATATAGATACAAGCAAGTTAAATAGAGGAAATGTATTTCAAAATGATGATACCGTTCAAGAAATTCCGACATTTCAATATCATAAATTTGCGGATAATATAATTTTGCCTAATTTAATTTATTCGGTTGATACAAAATTCCATAATTACATAAGAAAAGAAGGTGTAAATGCAAATCAATATGAGTTAAATGTTCCTATCAGTTTTTCAAAACAACTTTTGGGCGATTATTTAAATTTCAGTTTTACTGAGGATTTATATGCTACACATATCGATTGGAGCGATAATTATCGTTATTTCGGCGGAGAATTTTTTGAAGATAAGAGTTCCGATTATGTCAATAATTATCATCTGTTTTCTCTTTCAACGGATTTGGCAAAAGCTTACGGCAGCCTTTACCATACGATGAATTTCGGCACCGATTTATTGATAGCAGGTTATAAAAGCAGCGATTTAAATGATAGAATTTTAAAAGATTATAGATATAAATATGATAAAAAGAACGGAAATTTAAATATTGCGCGATTGGAAAATTTACAAGACAATTTATATTATGAAGATAATTTTATCAATGAACTTAGCGATGAATATACAAACAGTAATTTAGCCGGCAAATTTACACAATATTTTTATGATGGAAACGGTAAAAAATTTTTACGCCATGCTGTAAAACAACGCTATAATCTTGAAGATGATGAATTCGGTCCTTTAGATCACAGGGTTGATTTATATTTGGGCAATTTTAATATAGGAAACCGTTTTACATATTCACAAAAATTTCATAGTTTTGATAAAGTGCAAACATATGCAAATTATAATAATAGCGCGTTTTCAGCTTATATGAGTCATACTTACGAGTACGAAAAATTAAATGATGATGCAAGCAGATATAATAAAGATAATTATTTAATTTTTAATGCCGCCCTAAAACTTCCTAAGTATTATGAAATTTTTGGCGTTTATGAATACGACTTGCTTAGAGATTATTCAAAAATGTGGCGTTTAGGACTTACTCATAACCGCAAATGTTGGAATTACTCAATTGTTTATCAGGAAGATATCGAACCTAAAACCTCAAGTCTTAGAAATTATGAAAAAGCAAGCAAAGAGCGGGCAGTTTACTTTTTTGTAAATTTCTATCCGTTCGGCGGGGTAGGATATGATTATTCAAAAGATACGGATTATACGGAGGGTAAATGA
- the acpP gene encoding acyl carrier protein gives MEVFEEVRDVVVEQLSVAPDAVKIDSKIIEDLGADSLDVVELVMALEEKFGIEIPDSEAEKLISIKDVVTYIENLNKNK, from the coding sequence ATGGAAGTTTTTGAAGAAGTAAGAGATGTAGTTGTAGAGCAACTAAGTGTAGCGCCTGATGCTGTGAAAATTGATTCTAAAATCATTGAAGATCTTGGTGCGGATTCTCTTGACGTAGTTGAGCTTGTAATGGCTTTGGAAGAAAAATTCGGTATAGAAATTCCAGATAGCGAGGCTGAAAAATTAATTAGTATTAAAGATGTCGTAACTTATATTGAAAATTTGAATAAAAATAAATAA
- the purD gene encoding phosphoribosylamine--glycine ligase, translating to MKILIVGSGGREFAIARRISQDSGVERIYFAPGNGATGQIGENIDIKDFDELANFAKKNSIDLTIVGPEAPLTDGIVDVFKSKNLRIFGPDKNAAKLEGSKVFMKDFLHRNKIKTAKYLNSSDFNEISKFIETLETPIVVKADGLCAGKGVIIAKTKDEAKKAAIEMLSGKSFGEAGKKVVIEEFLDGFELSFFAICDGKNFVSLPVAQDHKKLNDGDEGPNTGGMGAYAPSPLANKDLIKKIENEIVRPTVNGMANEGNSFCGVLFVGLMIVKNEPYVLEYNVRFGDPECEVLMPLIDGNLAEILKNASDGKLEKFKLKDEFAVGVVMASKNYPYSKSEPEGIKVDKIPANTHICYAGVSKNGENLQASGGRVLVNVGVAKTIKEARDLAYKLCDNVHFKGAKFRKDIAYQALKNA from the coding sequence TTGAAAATTTTAATAGTAGGAAGCGGTGGTAGAGAATTTGCTATAGCTCGCAGAATTTCACAAGATAGCGGTGTAGAGCGTATTTATTTTGCTCCTGGAAACGGTGCAACCGGTCAAATCGGTGAAAATATTGATATAAAAGATTTCGATGAACTTGCAAATTTCGCTAAAAAAAATAGTATAGATTTAACAATTGTAGGACCTGAAGCACCGCTTACAGACGGAATTGTAGATGTATTTAAATCTAAAAATTTGCGAATTTTCGGACCTGATAAAAATGCTGCAAAGCTTGAAGGAAGTAAAGTTTTTATGAAAGATTTTTTGCACAGAAATAAAATCAAAACAGCAAAATATCTAAATAGCAGCGATTTTAATGAAATTTCAAAATTTATAGAAACTCTTGAAACGCCTATTGTAGTAAAAGCTGACGGGCTTTGTGCAGGAAAAGGCGTTATAATAGCCAAAACAAAAGATGAAGCTAAAAAAGCGGCTATTGAAATGCTTAGTGGAAAAAGTTTTGGAGAGGCCGGTAAAAAAGTCGTTATAGAGGAATTTTTAGACGGTTTTGAGCTTAGCTTTTTTGCAATTTGTGACGGTAAAAATTTTGTAAGTTTGCCTGTCGCTCAAGATCATAAAAAATTAAATGATGGCGATGAAGGTCCGAATACAGGCGGAATGGGTGCCTATGCGCCAAGTCCGTTAGCAAACAAAGATTTAATTAAAAAAATAGAAAATGAAATCGTTCGTCCTACTGTTAATGGTATGGCAAATGAGGGAAATTCGTTTTGCGGTGTGCTTTTTGTAGGACTTATGATTGTTAAAAACGAGCCTTATGTGCTTGAATATAACGTGCGTTTCGGCGATCCGGAGTGTGAAGTTTTGATGCCTTTGATAGACGGAAATTTGGCTGAAATTTTGAAAAATGCAAGTGACGGTAAGCTTGAAAAATTCAAATTAAAAGATGAATTTGCAGTCGGTGTTGTAATGGCAAGCAAAAACTATCCGTATTCAAAAAGCGAGCCAGAGGGAATAAAAGTCGATAAAATTCCTGCAAATACTCATATTTGCTATGCCGGTGTCAGCAAAAACGGAGAAAATTTGCAAGCTTCAGGCGGACGTGTTCTTGTTAATGTGGGCGTAGCAAAGACAATTAAAGAAGCAAGGGATTTGGCTTACAAACTTTGTGACAATGTTCATTTTAAGGGTGCTAAATTTCGAAAAGATATAGCTTATCAGGCACTAAAAAATGCTTAA